Proteins from one Dama dama isolate Ldn47 chromosome 12, ASM3311817v1, whole genome shotgun sequence genomic window:
- the KBTBD13 gene encoding kelch repeat and BTB domain-containing protein 13, giving the protein MPQGPETPVQVWVGSQLFQADRALLVEHCGFFSGLFRSGMREARAAEVHLGALSPDGFRTTLRVLRGERPALAAAEELLQAVECAAFLQAPALARFLEHSLTSENCALLCDAAAAFGLHDVFHSAALFIRDGAHELAAELALPEARTYVAALRPSSYVAVSTHAPAPGFLEDPSRTMCYLDEEEDTWRTLAALPLEASTLLAGVATLGNKLYIVGGVRGPNKEVVDLGFCYDPDGGTWREFPSPHQPRYDTALAGFEGHLYAIGGEFQRTAMSSVERYDPASGCWSFMADLPQPAAGVPCAHARGRLFVCLWQPADTTAVVEYTVRADEWLPVAELRRPQSYGHCMVAHRDSLYVVRNGPKDDFLHCAIDCLNLATGQWTALPGQFVNSKGALFTAVVRGDTVYTVNRVFTLLYAIEGGSWRLLREKAGFPRPGSLQTFLLRLPPGARGPVASTTPEL; this is encoded by the coding sequence ATGCCGCAGGGCCCAGAGACCCCGGTGCAAGTGTGGGTGGGCAGCCAACTCTTCCAGGCAGACCGGGCCCTGCTAGTGGAGCACTGCGGCTTCTTCAGCGGCCTCTTCCGCTCGGGCATGCGGGAGGCGCGCGCCGCCGAGGTGCACCTGGGCGCGCTGAGCCCCGACGGCTTCCGCACCACGCTGCGGGTGCTGCGCGGTGAGCGTCCAGCGCTGGCGGCTGCCGAGGAGCTGCTGCAGGCCGTGGAGTGCGCCGCCTTCCTGCAGGCGCCGGCGCTGGCGCGCTTCCTAGAGCACAGCCTCACGTCGGAGAACTGCGCGCTGCTGTGCGACGCGGCCGCAGCCTTCGGCCTGCACGACGTCTTCCACAGCGCCGCGCTCTTCATCCGCGACGGCGCCCACGAGCTGGCGGCCGAGCTGGCGCTGCCCGAGGCCCGCACCTACGTGGCGGCGCTGCGGCCCAGCAGCTACGTGGCCGTCAGCACACATGCGCCGGCGCCCGGCTTCCTGGAGGACCCTTCGCGCACCATGTGCTAcctggatgaggaggaggacACCTGGCGCACGCTGGCCGCGCTGCCCCTGGAGGCCAGCACGCTCCTGGCCGGCGTGGCCACGCTGGGCAACAAGCTCTATATTGTGGGGGGTGTGCGGGGCCCCAACAAGGAGGTGGTGGACTTGGGCTTCTGCTACGACCCCGACGGCGGAACGTGGCGCGAgttccccagcccccaccagccGCGCTACGACACGGCACTGGCCGGCTTCGAGGGCCACCTCTATGCCATCGGGGGTGAGTTCCAGAGGACAGCCATGAGCTCGGTGGAGCGCTACGACCCGGCCTCGGGATGCTGGAGCTTCATGGCCGACTTGCCGCAGCCAGCTGCCGGGGTACCCTGCGCACACGCCCGCGGCCGCCTCTTCGTGTGTCTGTGGCAGCCGGCAGACACGACGGCCGTAGTGGAGTACACTGTGCGGGCTGATGAGTGGCTGCCCGTGGCCGAGCTGCGGCGCCCGCAGAGCTATGGCCACTGCATGGTGGCCCACCGCGACAGCCTCTACGTGGTGCGTAACGGACCTAAGGATGACTTCCTGCACTGCGCCATCGACTGCCTCAACCTAGCCACGGGCCAGTGGACAGCGCTGCCCGGTCAGTTCGTCAACAGCAAAGGCGCGCTCTTCACTGCCGTGGTGCGCGGCGACACCGTCTATACGGTCAACCGCGTGTTCACCCTGCTCTATGCCATCGAGGGCGGCTCCTGGCGGCTGCTTAGGGAGAAGGCCGGCTTCCCACGGCCCGGTTCCTTGCAGACCTTTCTCCTGAGGCTGCCTCCCGGTGCCCGGGGGCCTGTGGCCTCGACAACACCAGAACTGTGA